The Pseudomonas azadiae genome contains a region encoding:
- a CDS encoding aldehyde dehydrogenase family protein, translating to MNAISHQTHALSINPANGETVASYPYESASQLDAALDRSTRAFRTWRRQPVSQRAELLLSLASALREQAEEMAQTITLEMGKPIAQARAEIEKCAQLSEWYAAHGPAMLAPEATLVDNGSARIEYRPLGPILAVMPWNFPVWQVLRGAVPTLLAGNTYVLKHAPNVMGSAYLIQQAFRKAGFAEGLLEVINVANDGVSKAIADPRIAAVTLTGSVRAGVAIGSQAGAALKKCVLELGGSDPFIVLNDADLDAAVQAALIGRFQNSGQVCAAAKRLIIEAGVVQAFTARFLEASRALVMGDPTSATTYIGPMARFDLRDELHGQVQATLEEGATLLLGGNKVPGAGNYYEPTVLANVTDQMTSFKQELFGPVASIITARDADHAVALANDSEFGLTASIFTTDPAKARDMADQLETGGIFVNAFSVSDPRVAFGGVKKSGFGRELSHFGVREFCNAQTVWLDRK from the coding sequence ATGAACGCTATTTCCCACCAGACCCACGCCTTGTCGATCAACCCCGCCAATGGCGAAACGGTTGCCAGCTACCCCTACGAAAGCGCGTCGCAACTGGACGCCGCCCTCGACCGTTCCACCCGAGCCTTCCGCACCTGGCGCCGCCAGCCGGTCAGCCAGCGCGCCGAGTTGCTGCTGAGCCTGGCCAGCGCCTTGCGTGAGCAGGCCGAAGAAATGGCCCAGACCATCACCCTGGAAATGGGCAAGCCGATCGCCCAGGCCCGTGCCGAAATCGAAAAATGCGCGCAATTGAGCGAATGGTACGCCGCCCACGGTCCGGCCATGCTCGCGCCGGAAGCGACCCTGGTGGACAACGGCAGCGCGCGGATCGAATACCGCCCGCTGGGCCCGATCCTCGCCGTGATGCCGTGGAACTTCCCGGTGTGGCAAGTGCTGCGCGGCGCCGTGCCGACCCTGCTGGCCGGTAACACCTACGTGCTCAAGCATGCGCCGAACGTGATGGGCAGCGCCTACCTGATCCAGCAGGCGTTCCGCAAAGCCGGCTTCGCTGAAGGCCTGCTCGAAGTGATCAACGTGGCCAACGACGGCGTGTCAAAGGCCATTGCCGACCCGCGCATCGCCGCCGTCACCCTGACCGGCAGCGTGCGTGCCGGCGTGGCCATCGGTTCCCAGGCCGGCGCCGCGCTGAAAAAATGTGTGCTGGAACTGGGCGGCTCCGATCCGTTCATCGTGCTCAACGACGCCGACCTCGACGCCGCCGTGCAAGCGGCATTGATCGGCCGTTTCCAGAACAGTGGCCAGGTCTGCGCAGCCGCCAAGCGCTTGATCATCGAAGCGGGTGTGGTGCAAGCCTTTACCGCCAGATTCCTTGAAGCCAGCCGTGCCCTGGTGATGGGCGACCCCACTTCGGCCACCACCTACATCGGCCCGATGGCGCGCTTCGACTTGCGCGACGAACTGCACGGCCAGGTCCAGGCCACGCTGGAAGAAGGCGCGACCTTACTGCTGGGCGGTAATAAAGTGCCGGGCGCCGGTAACTACTACGAGCCCACCGTGCTGGCCAACGTCACCGACCAGATGACCTCGTTCAAACAGGAACTGTTCGGCCCGGTGGCCTCGATCATCACCGCCCGCGACGCCGACCACGCCGTGGCCCTGGCGAACGACAGCGAGTTCGGCCTCACCGCAAGCATCTTCACCACCGACCCGGCCAAGGCACGCGACATGGCCGACCAACTGGAAACTGGCGGGATTTTCGTCAACGCCTTCAGCGTCTCCGACCCTCGGGTGGCGTTTGGTGGGGTGAAAAAGAGCGGTTTCGGGCGTGAGCTGTCGCATTTCGGCGTACGCGAATTCTGCAATGCGCAGACTGTGTGGCTGGATCGTAAGTAA
- the ptrR gene encoding putrescine utilization regulator PtrR, whose translation MDLVQLEIFKAVAEQGSISAAAQLIHRVPSNLTTRIKQLEQDLGVELFIREKSRLRLSPAGWNFLGYARRILDLVQEARATVAGEEPQGAFALGSLESTAAVRIPALLAAYNQKHTKVELDLSTGPSGTMIEGVLSGRLTAAFVDGPVLHSTLEGVAVFEEEMVVIAPLHHAPITRGQDVNGENIYTFRSNCSYRHHFERWFSQDGAAPGRIFEIESYHGMLACVSAGAGLALMPRSMLENMPGFAAVSVWPLADSYRVLNTWLIWRRGTVSQSLNSFVKLLEERDLIAP comes from the coding sequence TTGGACCTGGTGCAGCTGGAAATCTTCAAGGCCGTTGCCGAGCAAGGCAGCATCAGCGCCGCCGCGCAGTTGATTCATCGCGTGCCGTCGAACCTGACCACGCGCATCAAGCAACTGGAGCAGGACTTGGGCGTGGAATTGTTTATCCGCGAGAAAAGCCGCCTGCGCCTGTCACCGGCGGGCTGGAATTTCCTCGGCTACGCGCGGCGCATTCTCGACCTGGTACAGGAAGCTCGGGCCACGGTGGCGGGGGAGGAGCCCCAGGGCGCGTTCGCCCTCGGCTCGCTGGAAAGCACGGCGGCCGTGCGCATTCCGGCCTTGCTGGCGGCGTATAACCAGAAACACACCAAGGTCGAGCTGGACCTGAGCACCGGGCCCTCGGGCACGATGATTGAAGGCGTGCTGTCGGGACGCCTGACCGCGGCCTTTGTCGATGGCCCGGTGCTGCACTCGACGCTGGAAGGCGTGGCCGTGTTTGAAGAGGAAATGGTGGTGATCGCGCCGCTGCACCACGCACCGATCACGCGCGGGCAAGACGTGAATGGCGAGAACATTTATACGTTTCGCTCGAACTGCTCGTACCGGCACCACTTCGAACGCTGGTTTTCACAGGATGGCGCGGCGCCGGGCAGGATCTTCGAGATTGAGTCGTACCACGGCATGCTGGCCTGTGTCAGCGCCGGGGCGGGTCTGGCATTGATGCCGCGCAGCATGCTGGAAAACATGCCGGGCTTTGCGGCGGTGAGTGTGTGGCCGTTGGCGGACAGCTACCGCGTGTTGAATACCTGGCTGATCTGGCGCCGGGGCACGGTGTCGCAAAGTTTGAACAGTTTTGTGAAGCTTCTGGAAGAACGCGATCTGATCGCGCCATAG